A window from Rana temporaria chromosome 8, aRanTem1.1, whole genome shotgun sequence encodes these proteins:
- the LOC120909982 gene encoding zinc finger protein 480-like: MNLPERCPYPLNSRDSTQEDHIYAHNDQKDGYSTGNPLERSPHPLYSLNSTQEDHIYTHNDQTDGSINGNPPESCPRPLYSRDATQGDHIYAHHDRVDGSSNGNPPETCPHPLYSQSSTQEDHIYAHNDQTDGSSNGNPPERCPRPLYSGDSIQDDHSYAHRDQLDGSSNGNPPENCPRLLYSRDFTLEDHNYAQRYQCDDLMNMEVGSEAEEAEVNMRGDQKSTEESGMMATDIEKRFSMDDTKDGSSNGNPPEKCPRPLYSRDSTQENHIYAHHDHVDGSSNGNPPEKCPRPLYSRDSTQKDHTIPHHHQDEELINRKTEVEKEKEETYEKGDQQIMEKDEMMNTAKEVDSSPDISSGYNAEDKGIAQCPPEANPITDNICDRPHHLEESMDTSNPEEPSDKSHTMTSDVHLRSMGPSNPEEPSDKSRTMTSDVHLRSMGPSNPEESSNNSHTMKSDVHLRSMDPSNPEEPSDISHTMTSDDHLRSMDPSNPEEPSDKSQPRTSIFQPKSESADTTRDPSRGCHTGEGPSSFSYFARREKPNLPQESHTGKPLFSCLKCGKSFNHEVELLRHQEIHTDFFTCSECGKCFTRKANLLDHLRIHTGKSLFSCSECGKCYTQKAKLKRHQKSHTNGRPFSCLDCGKTFTQRTGLLSHQRIHTGEDPYACSECGKCCFDKKALLTHQRHHTGERPFSCQECGKSFIHKEYLHNHFKIHTGVRRFTCTECGKSFLYNRDLTIHHRVHTGERPFLCSECGKCFPFKSGLVTHQRVHTGERPYACAECGKCFIEKGGLLKHLRIHMG; the protein is encoded by the exons atgAATTTACCAGAAAGATGTCCCTATCCTCTGAATTCCCGGGATTCAACACAGGAAGATCATATCTATGCACATAATGATCAAAAAGATGGATACAGTACTGGGAACCCATTAGAGAGAagtccccatcctctgtattccctgaattccacacaggaagatcatatCTACACCCACAATGATCAAACAGATGGATCCattaatgggaacccaccagagagttgtcctcgtcctctgtattcccgggatgcCACACAGGGAGATCATATCTACGCACACCATGATAGggtagatggatccagtaatggaaacccaccagagacatgtccccatcctctgtattcccaaagttccacacaggaagatcatatCTATGCACACAATGATCaaacagatggatccagtaatgggaacccaccagagagatgtccgcGTCCTCTGTATTCCGGGGATTCCATACAGGATGATCATAGCTACGCACACCGTGATCAActagatggatccagtaatgggaacccaccagagaattGTCCTCGtcttctgtattcccgggatttcaCACTGGAAGATCACAACTATGCTCAACGCTATCAG TGTGATGATCTGATGAATATGGAAGTTGGGAGCGAAGCAGAAGAAGCGGAGGTCAATATGAGGGGTGATCAGAAGTCAACGGAGGAAAGTGGGATGATGGCGACAGACATTGAGAAGAGGTTTTCTATGGACGACACTAAAG atggatccagtaatggaaacccaccagagaaatgtccccgtcctctgtattcccgggattccacgcAGGAAAATCATATTTACGCACACCATGATCAtgtagatggatccagtaatggaaaCCCACCAGAGAAATGTCCCcgccctctgtattcccgggattccacacaaaaagatcacaccataccccaccatcatcag GATGAAGAATTGATTAATAGGAAAACTGAGGTtgaaaaggagaaagaagaaacaTATGAGAAGGGTGATCAgcaaattatggagaaggatgAAATGATGAACACTGCTAAAGAGGTGGACTCTTCCCCAGATATCAGCTCAG gtTATAATGCAGAAGATAAGGGCATCGCGCAATGTCCTCCAGAAGCAAATCCTATTACTGATAATATATGTGACAGACCTCACCATTTGGAGGAATCGATGGATACGtctaatcctgaggaaccttctgataaatcccatactatgacctcagatgtccatctaagatcaatgggtccttctaatcctgaggaaccttctgataaatcccgcactatgacatcagatgtccatctaagatcaaTGGGTCCTTCTAATCCTGAGGAATCTTCGAATAATTCCCATACTATGAaatcagatgtccatctaagatcaatggatccttctaatcctgaggaaccttctgatatatcccatactatgacatcagatgACCATCTAAGATCAATGGATCCTTCTAATCCTGAAGAACCTTCTGATAAATCCCAGCCTAGGACTTCTATTTTCCAACCAAAATCTGAAAGTGCGGATACAACACGAGATCCATCTCGGGGATGTCACACGGGTGAAGGTCCTTCTTCCTTTTCATATTTTGCTCGGAGAGAAAAGCCTAATCTACCCCAAGAAAGTCACACAGGCAAGCCCTTATTCTCATGTTTAAAGTGTGGGAAAAGTTTCAACCACGAAGTGGAGCTTCTGAGACACCAGGAAATTCATACAGATTTTTTTACCTGTTCGGAGTGTGGAAAATGCTTCACCCGTAAAGCAAATCTTCTTGACCACCTCAGAATTCACACAGGGAAGTCtcttttttcatgttcagagtgcgggaaatgttatacTCAGAAAGCAAAGCTTAAGAGACACCAGAAAAGTCACACCAATGGGCGCCCATTCTCATGCTTAGACTGCGGGAAAACTTTCACTCAGAGAACGGGTCTTCTAAGCCACCAAAGAATTCATACAGGTGAGGACCCTTATGCCTGTTCAGAATGCGGAAAGTGTTGCTTTGATAAAAAAGCACTTCTTACGCACCAGAGACATCACACAGGTGAGCGCCCCTTTTCATGTCAAGAGTGCGGGAAGAGTTTCATCCACAAAGAATACCTTCATAACCACTTCAAAATTCACACAGGCGTGCGTCGTTTCACGTGCAcggagtgcgggaaaagtttcctTTACAACAGAGACCTTACTATACACCACAGAGTACACACGGGCGAGCGACCTTTTTTGTGTtcggagtgcgggaagtgtttcccttTCAAAAGTGGACTCGTTACACACCAGAGAGTTCACACGGGCGAGCGCCCCTATGCTTGTgcagagtgtggaaaatgtttcatCGAGAAAGGAGGACTCCTTAAGCATCTGAGGATTCACATGGGTTAA